A window of Lagenorhynchus albirostris chromosome 11, mLagAlb1.1, whole genome shotgun sequence contains these coding sequences:
- the C11H22orf23 gene encoding UPF0193 protein EVG1, with protein MASQERVETVTKGAGFWRCPKPATYTPETCELLRVMMKESKLTNFQRRHIMDTMKRGDTLPLQCSPTSSQRVLPSKQPASAIYLPPILAVRSHLRPASMCQANGAYSREQFKPQATRDLEKEKRRLQNIFATGKEPVERKKKPPPVRQENPAPELDRFEELVKEIQERKEFLADMEALGQGKQYQAIILTEISQKLQEMEDLDHKRSEELRKALATT; from the exons ATGGCTTCCCAGGAGAGGGTGGAGACAGTGACCAAAGGAGCAGGGTTCTGGCGCTGCCCCAAGCCGGCCACTTACACCCCAGAGACCTGCGAGCTGCTCAGAG TGATGATGAAGGAATCCAAACTGACAAACTTCCAACGGCGCCACATCATGGACACCATGAAAC GAGGAGACACTCTCCCCCTACAGTGCAGTCCAACTTCCAGCCAGAGGGTGTTGCCTTCCAAGCAGCCGGCCTCAGCCATCTACTTGCCTCCCATCCTGGCCGTCCGGTCCCACCTCCGGCCTGCCAGCATGTGCCAAGCCAACGGGGCCTACAGCCGGGAGCAGTTCAAGCCCCAGGCCACCC GAGATCTGGAGAAGGAGAAGCGAAGACTCCAAAATATTTTTGCCACCGGGAAGGAGCCAGTGGAACGGAAAAAAAAGCCCCCTCCCGTGCGACAGGAGAACCCAGCCCCTGAGCTGGACCGGTTTGAAGAAC TGGTAAAGGAAATCCAGGAGAGGAAAGAATTCCTGGCTGACATGGAGGCCCTAGGGCAGGGCAAACAGTACCAAGCGATCATCCTTACTGAAATCTCGCAG AAACTACAGGAAATGGAAGACCTTGACCACAAGAGGAGTGAAGAACTTAGGAAGGCTCTTGCCACCACTTAA